Proteins from a genomic interval of Caulobacter sp. NIBR1757:
- a CDS encoding SRPBCC family protein, protein MTLTPSGATVRRTARLAADPAAVWDAIADFGAVHTRVAPGFLTALELDGSDRIVTFGTGAVAREIFISRDDEARRLVYAIPDGPFRSYSAAFEVAEAPGGAEVTWTIDLAPDSLAPYVGGMMDQALPIMRRMLET, encoded by the coding sequence ATGACCCTCACCCCCTCCGGCGCCACCGTCCGCCGCACCGCCCGCCTGGCCGCCGATCCCGCCGCCGTCTGGGACGCCATCGCCGACTTCGGCGCCGTCCACACCCGTGTCGCCCCGGGCTTCCTGACCGCGCTGGAGCTCGACGGCTCCGACCGCATCGTCACCTTCGGCACAGGCGCCGTGGCCCGCGAAATCTTCATCTCCCGCGACGATGAGGCCCGCAGACTGGTCTACGCCATTCCCGATGGCCCGTTCCGCAGCTACAGCGCCGCCTTCGAGGTGGCCGAGGCGCCCGGCGGCGCGGAGGTGACCTGGACCATCGACCTGGCCCCGGACTCCCTCGCGCCTTACGTCGGCGGCATGATGGACCAGGCCTTGCCGATCATGCGGCGGATGCTGGAGACCTGA
- a CDS encoding thiamine pyrophosphate-binding protein, whose translation MAAAYTVAQYLVDRLIEVGLGHMFAVPGDYCGPFLEALDATPGIERVPNINELGSGYAADGYARFTGIGAACVQYGVGTFSALCPAAGSYVERLPVAIISSSPSTRARIQELTQGVLYHHSTGDLEADRDVYSHVTVASEIITDPDDAPSQIDGAIVAMLSYHRPIYLEVIQNVWNLPCAKPKGSLVPVIPTSDAATLAAALDAAWDRIQGARSPVLWYGVEIQRYGLQALAQQIVDASGLPFTTTSLGKTVLDEAQPLFIGTYSGPASPAVTRAVVDNSDAVLALGTIITDDYLNIMASSYGQMVEVNDEECRVGYAQFNQVTLADFLQELLERFKTSPGYPKAFTPPTPTPDPDPEEAAYPEGVLTYNRFYRQLTDWMKAEGLFDETVLVLGESTSLYVFGNLMGLPQNSFVAQAAWGSLGHETGCALGVALGSGKRPFVVAGDGGFMMICQEISSLVRARVPAAVFVMSNQGYAIEQAFVDLKAFTPQGEFAPFDVLPTWDYGALAKAFGAVGFRASTREELEAALGAVKGLVDVPALIEIVIPPKDLAPQLFRLAYVPPSQSMYAQTHAPPEEA comes from the coding sequence ATGGCCGCCGCCTACACCGTCGCGCAGTACCTTGTCGATCGCCTGATCGAGGTTGGGCTGGGGCACATGTTCGCCGTTCCCGGCGACTATTGCGGGCCCTTTCTCGAGGCGCTGGACGCCACCCCCGGCATCGAGCGGGTGCCCAACATCAACGAGCTGGGCAGCGGCTACGCCGCCGACGGCTATGCCCGCTTCACCGGCATCGGCGCCGCATGCGTACAGTACGGGGTGGGGACGTTCAGCGCCCTCTGCCCGGCGGCCGGCTCCTATGTCGAGCGCCTGCCGGTGGCGATCATCTCCTCCAGCCCCTCGACCAGGGCCCGGATTCAGGAACTGACCCAGGGCGTCCTCTACCACCACTCCACCGGCGACCTGGAGGCCGACCGCGACGTTTATTCCCACGTCACCGTCGCCTCCGAGATCATCACCGACCCTGACGACGCGCCTAGCCAGATCGACGGGGCCATCGTCGCCATGCTGAGCTACCACCGGCCGATCTACCTGGAAGTGATCCAGAACGTCTGGAACCTGCCCTGCGCCAAGCCGAAGGGCAGCCTCGTTCCGGTCATCCCGACCAGCGACGCGGCGACCCTGGCCGCCGCCCTCGACGCTGCCTGGGACCGCATCCAGGGCGCGCGCAGCCCGGTGCTCTGGTACGGCGTCGAGATCCAGCGTTACGGCCTGCAGGCCCTGGCCCAGCAAATCGTTGACGCCAGCGGCCTGCCCTTCACCACCACCAGCCTTGGCAAGACGGTGCTGGACGAGGCCCAGCCGCTGTTCATCGGCACCTATTCCGGCCCCGCCTCCCCCGCCGTGACCCGCGCCGTGGTCGACAATTCCGACGCCGTGCTGGCGCTGGGAACCATCATCACCGACGACTACCTGAACATCATGGCCAGCAGCTACGGCCAGATGGTCGAGGTCAACGACGAGGAATGCCGGGTCGGCTACGCCCAGTTCAATCAGGTCACCCTGGCCGACTTCCTCCAGGAACTGCTTGAGCGGTTCAAGACCTCGCCCGGCTATCCCAAGGCCTTTACCCCGCCCACTCCGACGCCGGACCCGGACCCCGAGGAGGCCGCCTATCCCGAGGGCGTCCTCACCTACAATCGCTTCTACCGCCAGCTCACCGACTGGATGAAGGCCGAGGGCCTGTTCGACGAGACGGTGCTGGTGCTGGGCGAAAGCACTTCGCTCTACGTGTTCGGCAACCTCATGGGACTGCCGCAGAACAGCTTCGTCGCCCAGGCGGCCTGGGGCTCACTAGGCCATGAGACCGGCTGCGCCCTGGGCGTGGCCCTGGGCTCCGGCAAGCGACCCTTCGTGGTCGCCGGTGACGGCGGCTTCATGATGATCTGCCAGGAGATCTCCAGCCTGGTCCGCGCCAGGGTCCCGGCCGCCGTCTTCGTGATGAGCAACCAAGGCTACGCCATCGAACAGGCCTTCGTCGACCTCAAGGCCTTCACGCCCCAGGGCGAGTTCGCCCCCTTCGACGTCCTGCCGACCTGGGACTACGGCGCCCTGGCGAAGGCCTTCGGCGCCGTCGGCTTCCGGGCCTCCACCCGCGAGGAGCTGGAAGCCGCCCTCGGCGCCGTGAAGGGCCTGGTCGATGTCCCGGCCCTGATCGAAATCGTCATTCCGCCGAAGGACCTCGCGCCGCAACTCTTCCGCCTGGCCTATGTCCCGCCCAGTCAGAGCATGTACGCCCAGACCCACGCGCCGCCGGAAGAAGCCTGA
- a CDS encoding FAD-dependent oxidoreductase → MDLDVAVIGGGCAGTYSAWRLQQELGEKQEIGLFEYSDRIGGRLYSVTIPGMPHVKAELGGMRYIPTSHILVADLIRHLDLPTKDFPMGAPKPVGSNCNLFYLRGKHLRLHELSDPDKVPYNLAWSERGLGPTNLQVQVMNNIYPNLANLSLCDQMKVKAFGKPLYEYGFWDLMFRVLSNEGYQFMRDAGGYDANVANASAVTQLPATEYSDDTQFLTLRDGYDMLPITLARQFNEEFAGKLPRNERLFMNHRLAEIVIGTGDYPYTLIFHRTVTEQATTRIPQDPEIVTVRAKKIVLGLPRRSLELIKSTFFDHPQLKVDMGSVLIQSAFKLLLAYERPWWRSLGLTAGRSVTDLPIRQVYYFGTEGEQEDGEPFLNSLLMASYNDISTVPFWKGLEGGAAYAGYMPSCIEPTAKGPLPITEYTASAEMVEVANLQVATVHALPEIPKPYSAVYHTWNEDPYGGGWHEWKAGYRLDEVMWRMLKPVEDQDIHIVGEAYSIGQGWVEGALDTAETMLEKYFGLKRPRWLKKGYELMPNPCPGCGELDGCIPTKDVGKMLASITPDCLCPVEEG, encoded by the coding sequence ATGGATCTGGACGTTGCGGTGATCGGCGGCGGATGCGCGGGGACCTACAGCGCCTGGCGGCTCCAGCAGGAACTGGGCGAAAAGCAGGAGATCGGCCTGTTCGAATACAGCGACCGCATCGGCGGCCGCCTCTACAGCGTCACCATCCCCGGCATGCCGCATGTGAAGGCCGAGCTGGGCGGGATGCGCTACATCCCCACCTCCCACATCCTGGTGGCCGACCTGATCCGTCACCTCGACCTGCCGACCAAGGACTTCCCGATGGGGGCTCCCAAGCCGGTGGGATCGAACTGCAACCTCTTCTACCTGCGCGGCAAGCACCTGCGGCTGCACGAGCTCTCCGACCCGGACAAGGTGCCCTACAACCTCGCCTGGTCGGAACGGGGCCTGGGGCCGACGAACCTGCAGGTGCAGGTGATGAACAACATCTACCCCAACCTCGCGAACCTGAGCCTCTGCGACCAGATGAAGGTCAAGGCCTTCGGCAAGCCGCTCTACGAGTACGGCTTCTGGGACCTGATGTTCCGGGTGCTGTCCAACGAGGGCTACCAGTTCATGCGCGACGCCGGCGGCTATGACGCCAACGTCGCCAACGCCAGCGCCGTCACCCAGCTGCCGGCCACCGAATACAGCGATGACACCCAGTTCCTGACCCTGCGCGACGGCTACGACATGCTGCCGATCACCCTGGCCAGGCAGTTCAACGAGGAGTTCGCGGGCAAGCTGCCCCGCAATGAGCGACTGTTCATGAACCACCGCCTGGCGGAGATCGTGATCGGCACGGGCGACTACCCCTACACCCTGATCTTCCACCGCACGGTGACGGAACAGGCCACGACCCGGATCCCGCAGGATCCGGAGATCGTCACCGTCCGGGCCAAAAAGATCGTGCTCGGCCTGCCGCGCCGGTCGCTGGAGCTGATCAAGTCGACCTTCTTCGACCATCCGCAGCTCAAGGTCGACATGGGCTCGGTGCTGATCCAGAGCGCCTTCAAGCTGCTGCTGGCCTATGAGCGGCCGTGGTGGCGGTCGCTGGGCCTGACCGCCGGCCGCTCGGTCACCGACCTGCCGATCCGGCAGGTCTACTATTTCGGCACCGAGGGCGAGCAGGAGGACGGCGAGCCCTTCCTCAACTCGCTGCTGATGGCCAGCTACAACGACATCTCGACGGTGCCGTTCTGGAAGGGGCTGGAGGGCGGCGCGGCCTACGCCGGCTACATGCCCAGCTGCATCGAGCCGACCGCCAAGGGCCCGCTGCCGATCACCGAATACACGGCCTCGGCCGAGATGGTCGAGGTCGCCAACCTGCAGGTCGCCACCGTCCATGCCCTGCCCGAGATCCCCAAGCCCTACTCGGCCGTCTACCACACCTGGAACGAGGACCCGTACGGCGGCGGCTGGCACGAGTGGAAGGCCGGCTACCGGCTCGACGAGGTGATGTGGCGGATGCTCAAGCCCGTCGAGGACCAGGACATCCACATCGTCGGCGAGGCCTACAGCATCGGCCAGGGTTGGGTCGAAGGCGCCCTCGATACCGCCGAGACCATGCTGGAGAAGTACTTCGGCCTCAAACGCCCGCGCTGGCTGAAGAAGGGCTACGAGCTGATGCCCAACCCCTGCCCCGGCTGCGGCGAGCTCGACGGCTGCATCCCGACCAAGGACGTCGGCAAGATGCTGGCCTCGATCACCCCCGACTGCCTCTGCCCCGTCGAGGAGGGCTGA